One window from the genome of Leptotrichia trevisanii DSM 22070 encodes:
- a CDS encoding alpha amylase N-terminal ig-like domain-containing protein, with translation MGYKIVIYKDNKFYKEENLKQNWENFIYKWGNVESGSYFFEIKNEESGVISGVTYSHTAPFAKRFEAVVDDNLPPKSITGFQKGIDIYVEYYPSKKTISLTKMKFYRMNLDIADFGLEKADKVEIAGNFNNWKPDTEPIHHFEGTNYEVILASPEGVYEYKYLIDGKWYPENENKKLIIGENGALFPQGDLGTGKFVYEAIDKNTNLKAIVHNYDSLQYFNKLSDNEYEFKIRTQMNDVERAYISVVLHEEDNYEMIYELERYQDKTNGFDYFERIINFGKEAKKLLYYFILEDNGSRAYFNGKTLSYSKPKRLIVNTTSKDIQLFDVPNWAKEAIWYNIFPDRFYNGNHYNDPIFNEFGPEAFKPNRLHEQNFIEDYRWEKSNNVIGQFDRNRWTADFREQVVWEKLGEREIDYSLKYARMYGGDLQGIKEKIPYMKELGINAVWLNPVFFSYQNHKYGANDFRHISPDFGTIKTSGKTHDVEINKNNKYGNKSYVDVLGNKASTSSELKLLEVNLNGENRGKNGYGETEDPSTWVWTESDLIMVDLIKEFHKNGIRVIFDGVFNHSSSEHWTFNMVLADGENSKYKDWYKFTDFGQHVPITDEMSKEQAYETLIANRKRTIYNAWGGFDTLPEFNSFNQEYKEYIFNITRKWMYGPDGKESENWMEDDGIDGWRLDVPNCLENQNFWNEWREVVKGSKTDSYITAELWGNAAGDINGGNKFDTVMNYEWLKTVIGFFVNQSREGGVRYKLKAQDFFNELREKRTWYPYQALQASQNLNGSHDTDRLYSRIVNDVIGRNLEEGKQLEKGYNGIRPDLASNYHPNTTIDWRNSPIKPKDILKLISIFQMTYIGAPMLFYGDEVGMWGATDPYCRKPMLWKEFMYDDEKNPSHINQNEVYQQKVDSDLFEWYKKLIRIRLENKTLVYGKFREIFADNDREIIVYERVIEDHTIIVIINNSFNSWENVEFETNYQDERFIDLVTEGRTFRTGSTGKIKLDLKAKEGMILRKVRIDGDYE, from the coding sequence ATGGGCTATAAAATTGTAATTTATAAGGACAACAAATTTTATAAGGAAGAGAACTTAAAACAGAATTGGGAAAATTTTATATACAAATGGGGAAATGTTGAATCAGGAAGCTATTTTTTTGAAATAAAAAACGAGGAAAGTGGTGTTATAAGCGGAGTAACTTATAGCCATACTGCTCCATTTGCAAAAAGATTTGAGGCTGTGGTAGATGATAATTTGCCACCAAAATCAATAACTGGATTTCAAAAAGGAATAGATATCTATGTAGAATATTATCCTTCAAAAAAGACGATTTCATTAACAAAAATGAAATTTTACAGAATGAATTTGGATATTGCTGATTTTGGATTGGAAAAGGCTGATAAAGTTGAAATTGCAGGGAACTTTAATAACTGGAAGCCTGATACTGAGCCTATTCATCATTTTGAAGGAACAAATTATGAAGTGATACTGGCTTCGCCTGAGGGAGTTTATGAATACAAATATCTGATTGACGGGAAATGGTATCCTGAAAATGAAAATAAAAAATTGATAATTGGAGAAAACGGAGCATTGTTTCCACAAGGAGATTTGGGAACTGGAAAATTTGTATATGAAGCGATTGATAAAAATACGAATTTGAAGGCTATTGTGCATAATTATGACAGTTTGCAATATTTTAACAAGCTTTCAGACAACGAATATGAGTTTAAAATAAGAACTCAGATGAATGATGTGGAACGAGCTTATATTAGTGTTGTTTTACATGAGGAAGATAATTATGAGATGATTTATGAGCTGGAAAGGTATCAGGATAAGACAAACGGATTTGATTATTTTGAAAGAATAATAAATTTTGGTAAAGAGGCAAAAAAACTTTTGTATTATTTTATTCTTGAAGATAACGGCTCAAGAGCGTATTTTAACGGAAAAACATTGAGTTACAGCAAGCCAAAAAGATTAATTGTAAATACAACTTCTAAGGATATACAGCTATTTGATGTACCAAACTGGGCAAAAGAGGCAATCTGGTACAATATTTTCCCAGACAGATTTTACAATGGAAATCATTACAATGATCCAATTTTCAATGAGTTTGGGCCAGAAGCATTTAAACCAAACAGGCTTCATGAACAGAACTTCATAGAGGACTATAGATGGGAAAAAAGTAACAATGTAATTGGGCAGTTTGATAGAAACCGTTGGACTGCTGATTTCAGGGAACAGGTAGTCTGGGAAAAATTGGGGGAGCGTGAAATTGATTACAGCTTAAAATATGCCAGAATGTATGGTGGAGATTTACAGGGAATAAAAGAAAAAATACCATATATGAAGGAACTCGGAATTAATGCCGTATGGCTAAATCCAGTGTTTTTCTCATATCAGAACCATAAATATGGGGCAAATGACTTTAGACATATTTCACCAGACTTTGGGACGATAAAGACAAGTGGAAAAACTCATGATGTGGAAATTAATAAAAATAATAAATACGGGAATAAATCGTATGTGGATGTGCTTGGAAACAAGGCTTCGACAAGCAGCGAGCTAAAACTTCTGGAAGTAAACCTGAATGGTGAAAATCGTGGAAAAAATGGCTATGGAGAAACAGAAGATCCATCAACTTGGGTGTGGACGGAGTCAGACTTGATAATGGTGGATTTGATAAAGGAATTTCATAAAAATGGTATCCGTGTAATATTTGACGGGGTTTTCAATCATAGTAGCAGTGAACATTGGACATTTAATATGGTGCTTGCTGATGGGGAAAATTCTAAATATAAGGACTGGTATAAATTTACGGATTTTGGACAGCATGTGCCGATAACTGATGAAATGAGCAAGGAGCAGGCATACGAAACTCTTATTGCAAATAGAAAGAGGACTATTTACAATGCTTGGGGAGGATTTGACACGCTACCTGAATTTAACTCGTTTAATCAGGAATATAAAGAGTATATTTTTAATATTACGAGAAAATGGATGTATGGGCCTGACGGAAAAGAAAGTGAAAACTGGATGGAAGATGATGGAATTGATGGATGGCGTCTTGATGTACCAAACTGTCTTGAAAATCAGAATTTCTGGAATGAATGGCGTGAAGTTGTAAAAGGCAGCAAGACAGATTCCTACATTACTGCGGAACTTTGGGGAAATGCTGCAGGCGACATTAACGGTGGAAACAAATTTGACACTGTAATGAACTATGAATGGTTAAAAACAGTTATTGGTTTCTTTGTAAATCAAAGTCGAGAAGGTGGAGTAAGGTATAAACTGAAAGCACAGGACTTTTTCAATGAACTGCGTGAAAAAAGAACTTGGTATCCATATCAGGCCTTACAGGCAAGTCAAAATTTGAATGGTTCACATGATACCGACAGACTTTATTCAAGAATTGTAAATGATGTAATCGGGAGAAATCTGGAAGAAGGAAAACAGCTTGAAAAAGGATACAATGGAATACGTCCCGATCTAGCCTCAAACTATCATCCAAACACAACAATAGACTGGCGAAACAGTCCAATCAAGCCAAAGGACATATTAAAATTAATTTCAATATTCCAAATGACATATATTGGTGCACCAATGCTGTTTTACGGTGATGAGGTAGGAATGTGGGGAGCAACGGATCCATACTGCCGAAAACCGATGTTATGGAAGGAATTTATGTACGATGATGAAAAAAATCCGTCACACATTAACCAGAATGAAGTTTACCAGCAAAAAGTTGATAGTGATTTATTTGAATGGTACAAAAAGTTAATAAGAATAAGACTGGAAAATAAAACTCTTGTTTATGGTAAATTCAGGGAAATATTCGCTGATAACGACAGGGAAATAATTGTATACGAAAGAGTAATTGAAGATCATACAATTATTGTTATAATAAATAATTCATTTAACAGCTGGGAAAATGTGGAATTTGAAACAAATTATCAGGATGAGAGATTTATTGATTTGGTAACAGAAGGCAGAACATTCAGAACAGGTTCGACAGGAAAAATCAAGTTGGATTTAAAAGCTAAGGAAGGAATGATTTTGCGAAAAGTTAGGATAGATGGAGATTACGAATAA